One Electrophorus electricus isolate fEleEle1 chromosome 10, fEleEle1.pri, whole genome shotgun sequence genomic region harbors:
- the LOC113586578 gene encoding G-protein coupled estrogen receptor 1-like, producing the protein MGNTLTFAPSPIHQNNSNLSWPAEGTNRTDFDGTDFDFYVISLLLSCFYMVVLFPLGLVGNVLILLVNSDPRQRASNPDVYFTNLALADLVLVLDSLIEVFNLSAHYYDNALLCTCMALFLQVHMYSSVFFLTWMSLDRCVALTGLSPRAMHADGSAARRVCTAIWAAAIACTLLPFAAAHARHGWGRGFCFAGMAEVQWLEVTLGFAVPFCVMGVCYSLIGRVLLRSERPRRAKALRMIVTTVGVFFACWLPENVFISTHLLSGTAEPLRRRRNGTLWQQYPLLGHVVTLAACANSCLNPLVYGLLGQTFRRKLKLFLEHHVHCLHMQPPHVTHMRLHAR; encoded by the coding sequence ATGGGCAATACCTTGACTTTTGCTCCCAGCCCCATCCACCAGAACAACTCCAACCTCTcctggccagcagagggcactaaCAGGACAGACTTTGACGGAACAGACTTTGACTTTTATGTGATTAGCCTTCTCCTTTCCTGCTTCTATATGGTCGTGCTGTTCCCGCTTGGCCTTGTGGGTAATGTCCTGATCCTGCTGGTGAACTCTGACCCTCGGCAGCGTGCCAGCAACCCAGATGTGTACTTCACTAACCTGGCGCTGGCCGACCTGGTCCTGGTGCTGGACTCGCTGATCGAGGTGTTTAACCTGAGCGCACATTACTACGATAATGCCTTGCTGTGCACCTGCATGGCTCTCTTCCTGCAGGTACACATGTACAGTAGCGTCTTCTTTCTCACCTGGATGAGCCTAGACCGTTGTGTCGCACTCACTGGCCTCTCACCCAGGGCAATGCATGCGGACGGCTCGGCGGCCCGCAGGGTGTGCACCGCCATCTGGGCAGCGGCTATAGCCTGCACCCTGCTGCCATTTGCAGCGGCCCACGCTCGTCatggctgggggcggggcttctgCTTTGCAGGCATGGCTGAGGTGCAGTGGCTAGAGGTGACGCTTGGCTTTGCGGTGCCATTCTGCGTTATGGGCGTGTGCTACAGCCTCATTGGGCGAGTGTTGCTACGCTCGGAACGTCCGCGCCGGGCCAAAGCACTGCGCATGATTGTGACCACAGTGGGCGTGTTCTTCGCATGCTGGCTGCCTGAGAACGTGTTCATCAGCACGCACCTGCTGAGCGGCACCGCTGAGCCCCTGCGGCGCCGGCGCAATGGCACGCTGTGGCAGCAGTACCCGCTTTTAGGTCACGTGGTCACGTTGGCCGCGTGCGCCAACAGCTGCCTAAACCCTCTGGTCTACGGCCTGCTGGGACAAACCTTTAGACGCAAACTGAAACTGTTCCTTGAGCACCACGTTCACTGCCTCCACATGCAGCCCCCACATGTGACCCACATGCGCCTCCATGCAAGATAA
- the c10h16orf91 gene encoding protein CCSMST1 isoform X2 codes for MDVSHSHRPCTVSITSKCQKSTGDAADEQSQPIKFSTSKASHHTWKVASSMGSAHQQPWWRVLPFSILSISLLLWCAFRKDTEIDQALAKPLHEYLHGLVPQMEAERADEDTVVSTNDPETGSK; via the exons ATGGACGTTTCCCATTCACACAG GCCATGTACAGTGTCCATCACTTCAAAGTGCCAGAAGTCTACAGGTGACGCTGCCGATGAACAGTCCCAGCCCATCAAGTTCTCCACGAGCAAAGCCAGCCACCACACCTGGAAAGTAGCAAGCTCGATGGGCAGTGCCCACCAGCAGCCCTGGTGGAGAGTTTTGCCGTTTAGTATACTCTCCATCTCCTTGCTTCTCTGGTGTGCTTTCCGGAAGGACACAGAGATTGACCAGGCTCTTGCAAAACCACTTCATGAATACTTACATGGGTTGGTGCCACAGATGGAAGCAGAGCGGGCAGATGAGGACACGGTGGTATCCACAAATGACCCTGAGACTGGCTCAAAATGA
- the c10h16orf91 gene encoding protein CCSMST1 isoform X1, translating into MLSIGRRIYSNITQYSARSGGFGPLTLAPCTVSITSKCQKSTGDAADEQSQPIKFSTSKASHHTWKVASSMGSAHQQPWWRVLPFSILSISLLLWCAFRKDTEIDQALAKPLHEYLHGLVPQMEAERADEDTVVSTNDPETGSK; encoded by the exons ATGTTATCGATAGGACGTAGGATATACTCTAATATTACTCAATATTCAGCACGTTCCGGGGGATTTGGGCCGCTTACTCTGGC GCCATGTACAGTGTCCATCACTTCAAAGTGCCAGAAGTCTACAGGTGACGCTGCCGATGAACAGTCCCAGCCCATCAAGTTCTCCACGAGCAAAGCCAGCCACCACACCTGGAAAGTAGCAAGCTCGATGGGCAGTGCCCACCAGCAGCCCTGGTGGAGAGTTTTGCCGTTTAGTATACTCTCCATCTCCTTGCTTCTCTGGTGTGCTTTCCGGAAGGACACAGAGATTGACCAGGCTCTTGCAAAACCACTTCATGAATACTTACATGGGTTGGTGCCACAGATGGAAGCAGAGCGGGCAGATGAGGACACGGTGGTATCCACAAATGACCCTGAGACTGGCTCAAAATGA
- the h3f3d gene encoding H3 histone, family 3D: MARTKQTARKSTGGKAPRKQLATKAARKSAPSTGGVKKPHRYRPGTVALREIRRYQKSTELLIRKLPFQRLVREIAQDFKTDLRFQSAAIGALQEASEAYLVGLFEDTNLCAIHAKRVTIMPKDIQLARRIRGERA, translated from the exons ATGGCACGTACCAAGCAAACTGCGCGTAAGTCCACCGGTGGAAAAGCCCCGAGGAAGCAACTGGCTACTAAAGCCGCCCGGAAGAGCGCGCCCTCCACCGGCGGAGTAAAGAAACCTCACAGATATCG TCCTGGTACTGTGGCGCTTCGTGAGATCCGTCGGTATCAGAAATCCACAGAGTTACTTATTCGCAAATTGCCCTTTCAACGCCTGGTGAGGGAAATTGCCCAGGACTTCAAAACGGACCTGCGCTTCCAGAGTGCTGCCATTGGTGCACTGCAG GAAGCTAGTGAGGCCTACCTGGTGGGCCTCTTTGAGGACACCAACCTGTGCGCCATCCACGCGAAGCGCGTCACCATCATGCCCAAGGACATCCAGTTGGCTCGGCGAATTCGTGGGGAGCGTGCTTAG
- the c10h8orf33 gene encoding UPF0488 protein C8orf33 homolog, with amino-acid sequence MQSNGSTASGEFKWKRSDESFAFNFLLESIPSGTHNTMAPEKAQSTEGTGSDSTSGFTLNFQIPTGTEGTTHSSELQVEAMEAENTEAATTQSTEPIPDTSNTKTGKKKKKKKKKEEGAEDKPQKTMNKATEEAPKEESTELTPEQQLSRELDWCIEQLELGLRTQKSSNKQREEAIRALKTLHSSRAPVVKKRQVMRAVSGDYRRKMEAERDRQFKLIHSAMTSARVTAVSEPSHKPVFCYRASSSRQTTAIAENPRGTCGLSVEPVEGENESFVLRPSHEEFRFNFDL; translated from the exons ATGCAGTCAAACGGCAGCACAGCTTCAGGTGAATTTAAATGGAAACGTAGTGATGAGTCCTTCGCCTTTAACTTTCTCTTGGAGTCCATACCCTCTGGGACCCACAACACCATGGCTCCCGAGAAAGCCCAGTCTACTGAGGGCACGGGGTCAGATTCAACTTCAGGTTTCACCTTAAACTTCCAAATTCCTACAGGAACAGAAGGGACAACACACAGTAGCGAGCTGCAAGTCGAGGCCATGGAAGCAGAAAATACAGAAGCGGCAACAACTCAAAGCACAGAGCCAATCCCAGACACTTCAAACACTAAAACtgggaaaaagaagaagaagaagaagaagaaggaggaaggaGCAGAGGACAAACCACAGAAAACCATGAATAAAGCAACGGAGGAAGCTCCAAAAGAAGAGAGCACAGAACTG ACTCCGGAGCAGCAGTTGAGCAGAGAACTGGATTGGTGCATTGAGCAGCTGGAGCTGGGACTGAGAACTCAAAAATCATCAAACAAGCAAA GAGAGGAGGCCATTCGTGCTTTGAAGACCCTGCATAGCTCCAGAGCTCCCGTAGTGAAAAAGAGGCAGGTGATGAGAGCTGTATCCGGAGATTACAGAAGGAAGATGGAAGCGGAGAGGGACAGACAATTCAAGCTCATACACTCAG CAATGACTTCAGCAAGGGTCACTGCTGTGTCAGAACCCTCCCACAAACCTGTGTTCTGCTACCGTGCTTCATCAAGTAGACAGACAACTGCCATTGCGGAAAACCCACGGGGTACTTGTGGACTTTCTGTTGAGCCTGTGGAAGGAGAAAATGAGAGTTTCGTTTTACGACCATCACACGAAGAATTTCGCTTCAACTTTGACCTATGA
- the anks3 gene encoding ankyrin repeat and SAM domain-containing protein 3 isoform X1 encodes MADRPFYLLKDPFLNPAASYRFLMTFVFFIIQPSLRMSELSDEASESEQLASSLSVWFGSASICRGELDVPLDLHTACSIGQYDVVAQCIRRGDVDMNGKNLGGWTPLMYAAYIGHDNIVNLLLESSVCVNTSTGKGLTPLMLAATCGNESIAYFLLQQGAELECKDERGWTALLHSTSTGHQQMVRFLLDNNANANIKEPVLGFTPLMEAAASGHEIIVQYLLDNGAQVEERNFKGDTARALAMMYGHTKIAGLIDMHSLRVKSGASASTYDELSSSEEDSAAPRPRCVRGRARGPSIHDGPQAIARFRVTPKHDFPLALPGYVTFRDVGDQSEGICNRDVTSPINELDGQSNSSRDDLFFENDMPTMRSSSSSSEGLPCILGLSREASLESNEDSDQAKRSCSRRPNKLHHSKIKSRHSNSNFTPPNSAGNCGIPPPTVLSSYTGPKDLAEFLEQIGFSKYLPLLEEQDIDLRIFLTLTENDLKEVGITLFGPKRKMTSAIARWHSNARPPSDALEQAYADKLEAEMQEMAIQLHKRCVEVETLQGQVSQEKELRTVMEGCLMEEKMTWRSVQVQMRHSLERLQALDTTLQALQHVRVQLACRIHGDGRATQEEDNLTCFKMLSKMESCEEKLAKSLKELCQSLQHLCTQEKSSNTWEEEN; translated from the exons ATGGCTGACCGACCCTTCTACTTGCTGAAAGACCCGTTTCTGAATCCTGCAGCAAGTTACCGTTTTTTGATGACTTTCG TCTTCTTCATAATCCAGCCATCACTGAGGATGTCGGAACTCAGCGATGAAGCCAGTGAATCGGAGCAGCTAGCCtcgagtctgtctgtgtggttcGGCAGCGCCTCGATCTGCCGTGGGGAGCTGGACGTGCCCCTGGACCTCCACACCGCGTGTTCCATCGGACAGTATGACGTCGTAGCGCAGTGCATTCGGAG AGGGGATGTGGATATGAATGGGAAGAACCTCGGGGGATGGACTCCACTCATGTATGCAGCATACATTGGTCATGACAACATTGTTAACCTGCTCCTGGAGTCCAGCGTTTGTGTTAATACTAGCACTGGTAAAGGGTTAACTCCACTAATGCTAGCTGCTACCTGTGGCAATGAGAGCATTGCTTACTTCCTCCTACAG CAAGGGGCGGAGCTTGAGTGCAAGGATGAACGTGGTTGGACAGCTCTTCTGCACAGCACAAGCACTGGACATCAACAGATGGTCCGATTTCTCCTTGACAACAATGCAAATGCTAACATCAA GGAGCCCGTTTTAGGGTTCACCCCATTGATGGAAGCTGCAGCCTCAGGCCATGAGATCATCGTCCAATATCTGCTTGAcaac GGTGCACAAGTTGAGGAGAGAAACTTTAAGGGCGACACTGCCAGGGCATTGGCCATGATGTATGGCCACACCAAGATCGCAGGCCTTATAGACATGCACTCTCTAAGAGTGAAGTCAG GCGCATCTGCAAGCACGTATGACGAGCTGAGTTCGTCAGAGGAGGACAGCGCGGCTCCCAGACCCAGGTGTGTCCGCGGCAGGGCCCGGGGCCCAAGCATTCACGACGGGCCGCAGGCCATAGCCCGCTTCCGGGTGACGCCCAAACACG ACTTTCCTCTGGCACTGCCCGGCTACGTGACATTTCGTGATGTTGGCGACCAGAGCGAGGGCATCTGCAACCGTGATGTCACTTCCCCCATTAATGAACTGGATGGTCAAAGCAACAGCAGTCGAG atGATCTGTTCTTCGAAAATGACATGCCCACCATGAGgagtagcagcagtagtagtgaGGGCTTGCCCTGCATCCTCGGCCTCAGCAGGGAGGCGTCGCTAGAGAGCAATGAG GACTCTGACCAAGCCAAGAGGAGTTGCTCCCGGCGACCCAATAAACTCCATCACTCCAAGATCAAGAGTCGCCATAGCAACAGCAACTTTACTCCTCCCAACAGCGCTGGGAATTGTGGGATACCCCCTCCCACTGTACTCTCTTCCTACACAGGCCCAAAG GACCTGGCAGAGTTCTTGGAGCAGATAGGCTTTAGTAAGTACCTCCCCCTGCTGGAGGAGCAGGATATTGACCTGAGAATCTTCCTGACACTGACTGAGAACGACCTCAAAGAAGTGGGCATCAC TTTGTTCGGTCCCAAAAGAAAGATGACATCAGCGATAGCTCGTTGGCATAGTAATGCCCGGCCACCCAGTGACGCCCTAGAACAGGCATATGCCGACAAGCTGGAGGCTGAGATGCAGGAAATGGCCATTCAGCTTCATAAG CGCTGCGTAGAGGTAGAGACCCTGCAGGGCCAGGTCTCTCAGGAGAAGGAGCTGCGTACTGTGATGGAGGGATGTCTGATGGAGGAGAAGATGACGTGGAGGAGCGTGCAGGTTCAGATGCGACACAGCCTCGAACGCCTCCAGGCGCTGGACACCACGCTCCAGGCACTCCAACACGTGCGCGTGCAGCTAGCATGCCGCATCCACGGCGATGGCCGTGCTACCCAAGAGG AGGATAATTTGACATGCTTCAAGATGCTCTCAAAGATGGAGTCTTGTGAGGAGAAACtag ccaaAAGTCTGAAAGAATTGTGCCAGAGTCTACAGCATCTCTGCACACAAGAGAAGAGCTCTAACACCTGGGAGGAAGAGAACTAG
- the anks3 gene encoding ankyrin repeat and SAM domain-containing protein 3 isoform X2: protein MSELSDEASESEQLASSLSVWFGSASICRGELDVPLDLHTACSIGQYDVVAQCIRRGDVDMNGKNLGGWTPLMYAAYIGHDNIVNLLLESSVCVNTSTGKGLTPLMLAATCGNESIAYFLLQQGAELECKDERGWTALLHSTSTGHQQMVRFLLDNNANANIKEPVLGFTPLMEAAASGHEIIVQYLLDNGAQVEERNFKGDTARALAMMYGHTKIAGLIDMHSLRVKSGASASTYDELSSSEEDSAAPRPRCVRGRARGPSIHDGPQAIARFRVTPKHDFPLALPGYVTFRDVGDQSEGICNRDVTSPINELDGQSNSSRDDLFFENDMPTMRSSSSSSEGLPCILGLSREASLESNEDSDQAKRSCSRRPNKLHHSKIKSRHSNSNFTPPNSAGNCGIPPPTVLSSYTGPKDLAEFLEQIGFSKYLPLLEEQDIDLRIFLTLTENDLKEVGITLFGPKRKMTSAIARWHSNARPPSDALEQAYADKLEAEMQEMAIQLHKRCVEVETLQGQVSQEKELRTVMEGCLMEEKMTWRSVQVQMRHSLERLQALDTTLQALQHVRVQLACRIHGDGRATQEEDNLTCFKMLSKMESCEEKLAKSLKELCQSLQHLCTQEKSSNTWEEEN from the exons ATGTCGGAACTCAGCGATGAAGCCAGTGAATCGGAGCAGCTAGCCtcgagtctgtctgtgtggttcGGCAGCGCCTCGATCTGCCGTGGGGAGCTGGACGTGCCCCTGGACCTCCACACCGCGTGTTCCATCGGACAGTATGACGTCGTAGCGCAGTGCATTCGGAG AGGGGATGTGGATATGAATGGGAAGAACCTCGGGGGATGGACTCCACTCATGTATGCAGCATACATTGGTCATGACAACATTGTTAACCTGCTCCTGGAGTCCAGCGTTTGTGTTAATACTAGCACTGGTAAAGGGTTAACTCCACTAATGCTAGCTGCTACCTGTGGCAATGAGAGCATTGCTTACTTCCTCCTACAG CAAGGGGCGGAGCTTGAGTGCAAGGATGAACGTGGTTGGACAGCTCTTCTGCACAGCACAAGCACTGGACATCAACAGATGGTCCGATTTCTCCTTGACAACAATGCAAATGCTAACATCAA GGAGCCCGTTTTAGGGTTCACCCCATTGATGGAAGCTGCAGCCTCAGGCCATGAGATCATCGTCCAATATCTGCTTGAcaac GGTGCACAAGTTGAGGAGAGAAACTTTAAGGGCGACACTGCCAGGGCATTGGCCATGATGTATGGCCACACCAAGATCGCAGGCCTTATAGACATGCACTCTCTAAGAGTGAAGTCAG GCGCATCTGCAAGCACGTATGACGAGCTGAGTTCGTCAGAGGAGGACAGCGCGGCTCCCAGACCCAGGTGTGTCCGCGGCAGGGCCCGGGGCCCAAGCATTCACGACGGGCCGCAGGCCATAGCCCGCTTCCGGGTGACGCCCAAACACG ACTTTCCTCTGGCACTGCCCGGCTACGTGACATTTCGTGATGTTGGCGACCAGAGCGAGGGCATCTGCAACCGTGATGTCACTTCCCCCATTAATGAACTGGATGGTCAAAGCAACAGCAGTCGAG atGATCTGTTCTTCGAAAATGACATGCCCACCATGAGgagtagcagcagtagtagtgaGGGCTTGCCCTGCATCCTCGGCCTCAGCAGGGAGGCGTCGCTAGAGAGCAATGAG GACTCTGACCAAGCCAAGAGGAGTTGCTCCCGGCGACCCAATAAACTCCATCACTCCAAGATCAAGAGTCGCCATAGCAACAGCAACTTTACTCCTCCCAACAGCGCTGGGAATTGTGGGATACCCCCTCCCACTGTACTCTCTTCCTACACAGGCCCAAAG GACCTGGCAGAGTTCTTGGAGCAGATAGGCTTTAGTAAGTACCTCCCCCTGCTGGAGGAGCAGGATATTGACCTGAGAATCTTCCTGACACTGACTGAGAACGACCTCAAAGAAGTGGGCATCAC TTTGTTCGGTCCCAAAAGAAAGATGACATCAGCGATAGCTCGTTGGCATAGTAATGCCCGGCCACCCAGTGACGCCCTAGAACAGGCATATGCCGACAAGCTGGAGGCTGAGATGCAGGAAATGGCCATTCAGCTTCATAAG CGCTGCGTAGAGGTAGAGACCCTGCAGGGCCAGGTCTCTCAGGAGAAGGAGCTGCGTACTGTGATGGAGGGATGTCTGATGGAGGAGAAGATGACGTGGAGGAGCGTGCAGGTTCAGATGCGACACAGCCTCGAACGCCTCCAGGCGCTGGACACCACGCTCCAGGCACTCCAACACGTGCGCGTGCAGCTAGCATGCCGCATCCACGGCGATGGCCGTGCTACCCAAGAGG AGGATAATTTGACATGCTTCAAGATGCTCTCAAAGATGGAGTCTTGTGAGGAGAAACtag ccaaAAGTCTGAAAGAATTGTGCCAGAGTCTACAGCATCTCTGCACACAAGAGAAGAGCTCTAACACCTGGGAGGAAGAGAACTAG